In a genomic window of candidate division WOR-3 bacterium:
- a CDS encoding response regulator — protein MKLLWIDDEIDLLRPFIYTLEKKGYQVTTATNGPDGLSLLRSQSFDLILLDQMMTGMQGLDVLRRIKEIDPQVFVAMVTKSDDEALINEALGKMVDDFIIKPFTPAQLLAVIKRLLEKRKLVVTQMGREFVQTINEARDLESAGDWADYYFLLNYWNHIIHRYDDSGLKEILQERHRAANNKFSLFIEENYPQWLSGESPLLSHQILEKIVKPLWDRYRQIYFIVLDSMRYDQWLAILPLLKDFYQIETNFYFSILPSATPYSRNAIFSGLLPLEIYRRYPAWWVFEETGQNRYEQELLAENLRRLGFKSRFSFVKTSHGEELNQLKTILFDTNIRLSVIIINFLDLLIHSVKQTRLLNEMITDDASLVGVTRVWFASSFIYELLKEFARRECIIIITSDHGFIRVKRPTLIYGSREVSANLRYKHGAAIRVEEKDALLISNPESYALPAEHRGVKYALARSDYYFIYPTKPREYEKTYKNSFQHGGISMEEMIVPYAKLTPQ, from the coding sequence ATGAAACTGCTATGGATTGACGATGAGATTGATCTGCTCCGTCCATTTATTTACACACTGGAAAAGAAAGGTTATCAGGTTACAACTGCAACTAACGGACCGGACGGTTTGTCGTTGTTAAGATCGCAATCATTTGATCTTATTTTACTGGATCAAATGATGACCGGGATGCAGGGGCTTGATGTACTGCGTCGGATCAAAGAAATTGATCCCCAAGTTTTTGTGGCGATGGTCACTAAGTCCGATGATGAAGCACTGATCAACGAAGCGCTCGGCAAAATGGTCGATGATTTTATTATTAAACCTTTTACTCCTGCTCAGCTTCTTGCCGTCATAAAACGTTTGCTGGAAAAACGAAAACTAGTAGTGACTCAAATGGGCAGAGAATTTGTTCAAACCATTAACGAAGCAAGGGACTTAGAAAGTGCAGGGGATTGGGCAGATTACTATTTTCTCCTGAACTATTGGAATCATATCATCCACCGTTACGACGATTCCGGTCTGAAAGAGATCCTTCAGGAACGGCATCGAGCAGCCAATAACAAGTTCAGTCTATTTATTGAAGAAAACTATCCCCAGTGGCTTTCAGGGGAAAGCCCTTTACTCAGTCATCAGATACTGGAGAAAATTGTAAAGCCGCTCTGGGACCGTTACCGCCAGATCTATTTTATTGTTTTAGATTCCATGCGCTATGATCAATGGCTGGCGATTCTTCCGCTACTGAAGGATTTTTATCAAATTGAAACTAACTTTTACTTCTCAATCCTGCCCAGTGCTACGCCGTATTCCCGAAACGCCATTTTCAGCGGTTTGTTACCTCTCGAGATTTACCGGCGCTATCCAGCGTGGTGGGTATTTGAAGAAACCGGACAGAATCGGTACGAACAGGAACTGTTAGCTGAAAATCTGCGCCGACTTGGATTCAAATCACGTTTTTCATTTGTAAAAACATCACATGGTGAAGAGTTAAATCAGTTAAAAACCATTCTTTTTGATACTAATATCCGCCTTAGTGTGATCATCATCAACTTTCTTGATTTACTGATTCATTCCGTAAAACAGACCCGGCTGTTAAATGAGATGATAACCGATGATGCGTCACTGGTTGGGGTCACTCGTGTCTGGTTTGCATCATCGTTTATCTATGAACTGCTTAAGGAATTTGCCCGCCGGGAATGCATTATTATTATCACCAGCGACCACGGATTTATCAGGGTAAAACGACCTACGCTGATTTACGGATCAAGGGAAGTTTCAGCGAATTTACGTTACAAGCACGGTGCAGCGATAAGAGTTGAAGAGAAAGATGCTTTATTAATATCAAACCCTGAAAGTTATGCACTGCCTGCTGAACATCGAGGAGTGAAATATGCGCTCGCCCGTTCAGATTATTATTTTATCTATCCCACAAAACCTCGGGAGTATGAAAAGACTTATAAAAATAGCTTCCAGCACGGCGGGATCTCAATGGAGGAGATGATCGTACCTTATGCAAAGTTGACTCCCCAGTAG
- a CDS encoding HAMP domain-containing sensor histidine kinase, producing MNKIKIGIGSRGLQAYFAVGLIVFAGIWFFYSQFLLMKLSRLWRNYAATLYHQLESETQLRTRIYARFMSQITEPDDGGSAELDIIFDEVIQKIDFPVIITDPEGNPVTFRNINDADTSRSQLLQQIKKLDAEHAPIPVMVREGDSLRCLNVIHYGTSPATVILRRITSSLFNSVRLLRYFSLIQLILFLAFVATGVVGILEYKRREQEHIWTALAKETAHQLATPVSSFTAWLDVLRENGETEIVRQMEEDLARINEVLSRFSRIGLPPDLEKRTLNEIVESTVEFVRRRSPRGVNIVLELKDRPVVMVDSVLLSWTLENLLKNSIDAIGEKTGEVRVKLQLTSDHRWVEVEVMDTGEGVKTTKLFEPGVTTKRYGWGVGLTLAKRIVEGYHRGRLVLKESQPGRTVFAIYLPVEKP from the coding sequence TTGAATAAAATTAAAATCGGAATTGGATCCCGAGGTTTGCAGGCGTACTTTGCCGTTGGCTTAATTGTATTCGCCGGCATCTGGTTTTTTTATTCCCAGTTTCTCCTCATGAAATTATCACGGTTGTGGCGCAATTATGCTGCTACTCTGTATCATCAGCTTGAAAGCGAAACTCAGCTCCGCACTCGAATTTATGCCCGCTTTATGAGTCAAATAACAGAACCTGATGATGGGGGGTCTGCTGAATTGGACATAATATTTGATGAAGTAATTCAGAAAATCGATTTTCCGGTAATTATCACTGACCCCGAGGGTAATCCTGTAACTTTCCGGAACATTAATGACGCAGATACTTCTCGCTCACAACTTCTCCAGCAAATCAAGAAACTTGACGCCGAACACGCCCCAATTCCAGTCATGGTGCGCGAGGGTGATTCTTTACGCTGTCTAAATGTAATTCACTATGGAACATCGCCGGCAACCGTCATTCTCCGTCGGATTACCAGCAGTCTCTTTAATTCGGTCAGGCTGCTCCGCTATTTTTCATTGATCCAGCTGATTCTTTTTCTTGCATTCGTAGCTACCGGTGTTGTCGGTATACTCGAATATAAAAGACGAGAGCAGGAGCATATCTGGACAGCGCTTGCAAAAGAAACAGCGCATCAGCTTGCAACACCGGTATCTTCTTTCACTGCCTGGCTTGATGTGTTAAGAGAAAACGGAGAAACAGAAATTGTGCGCCAGATGGAAGAAGACCTAGCACGTATAAACGAGGTGCTCAGTCGTTTCAGCCGTATCGGATTGCCGCCGGATCTCGAAAAAAGAACATTAAATGAGATTGTAGAAAGTACTGTTGAGTTCGTAAGACGGCGTTCTCCACGGGGAGTAAATATAGTTCTTGAGCTAAAAGACCGTCCGGTAGTAATGGTAGATTCCGTGCTGTTATCCTGGACGCTCGAAAACTTACTCAAAAACTCCATCGATGCGATTGGCGAAAAAACCGGGGAGGTCAGGGTAAAACTTCAGCTTACATCCGATCACCGATGGGTTGAAGTTGAAGTAATGGATACCGGCGAAGGAGTAAAAACCACCAAATTATTTGAACCCGGAGTGACGACTAAACGTTATGGCTGGGGTGTCGGTTTGACACTTGCAAAGCGGATCGTAGAGGGCTATCACCGGGGACGGTTGGTTTTAAAGGAAAGTCAGCCGGGAAGAACAGTTTTTGCTATTTATTTACCCGTGGAAAAACCATGA
- a CDS encoding DUF6754 domain-containing protein produces the protein MPIIGTIAIVASSLIAPPESLAVRDNPNDQGRAILISWVYPQTESIIGFRIFRACSLPDKFAALNSELIIGTEYLDSDTMLCDGVPYYYFIRVYSAYDSADSPVIGPVVSSAQWFNTDRFNVLVLAVIINGLFIFYLLRARRNTGMFIRKINGLDAIDEALGRATEMGKPVLFSFGLGYITDMVVIAALPILRRIASKTAQYAVRLIVPNSDPLVMTTAQETVKEAYTEAGRPDLYNQDNISFLTSDQFGYAAGVDGIILREKPGAIFWLGYFYAESLIMAETGHSIGAIQLAGTTETTQLPFFVAACDYTMIGEEIYAASCYLKPEPIMLGTIKGEDFIKFLLIILISLIVLLGTAARLLPNEAPFLNNLFGTIVNWFTPKS, from the coding sequence ATGCCGATCATTGGGACAATCGCGATCGTGGCATCAAGCTTAATTGCGCCTCCAGAATCATTAGCAGTGCGCGACAACCCGAATGATCAAGGAAGGGCAATTTTAATTAGCTGGGTTTATCCCCAAACTGAATCAATAATTGGCTTCCGGATTTTTCGAGCCTGTTCGCTTCCGGATAAATTTGCCGCGTTGAATAGCGAACTCATTATTGGAACTGAATATCTGGACAGTGATACCATGCTCTGTGACGGGGTTCCCTACTATTATTTCATCCGTGTTTACAGTGCCTATGATTCAGCCGATTCGCCGGTGATTGGGCCGGTCGTTTCAAGCGCCCAGTGGTTTAATACGGATAGATTTAATGTTCTAGTTCTTGCGGTAATTATAAACGGTCTTTTCATTTTCTACCTGCTAAGGGCACGGCGCAACACAGGAATGTTTATTCGAAAAATCAACGGCTTGGATGCAATTGATGAAGCACTGGGAAGAGCAACAGAAATGGGAAAACCTGTCTTATTCAGTTTCGGGCTCGGGTACATAACTGACATGGTTGTTATCGCCGCATTGCCCATCTTACGCCGGATTGCAAGCAAAACCGCTCAATATGCGGTGCGTCTTATTGTTCCCAATTCTGATCCACTTGTTATGACTACAGCGCAAGAAACGGTTAAGGAGGCATATACTGAGGCGGGACGACCCGATCTTTATAATCAGGACAATATCAGTTTTCTGACTTCCGATCAGTTTGGCTACGCTGCAGGAGTTGATGGTATTATTTTACGTGAAAAACCAGGGGCTATTTTCTGGCTTGGGTATTTCTATGCCGAATCTCTGATCATGGCGGAAACGGGTCACAGCATCGGAGCAATTCAGCTTGCTGGTACTACTGAAACCACACAACTTCCTTTTTTTGTTGCGGCATGTGATTATACTATGATAGGTGAGGAAATTTACGCCGCATCCTGCTATCTCAAACCCGAACCGATTATGCTAGGTACTATAAAAGGCGAAGATTTTATTAAATTTCTGTTGATTATATTAATCTCATTAATAGTATTATTGGGTACTGCTGCTCGCCTACTGCCGAATGAGGCGCCATTTCTTAACAATTTATTTGGGACAATTGTTAACTGGTTTACACCTAAATCATAA
- a CDS encoding C4-type zinc ribbon domain-containing protein codes for MKEHFANLRCLQEIDNEIKNLRERLNELPGKVTDIQKRCEAIKTILEGKKQLLQESKKQYKLADVDLRAAEEKIAAYSVQLYSAKDNVQYKALIKEIETQKKVKNDIEDRIIYLLESIEKLEREIQELEKTVAQAETDAKNRISVLEEERKELEKAVSERESQRTHLAELLPADLLRRYERIRISKGGIAVTNTENDRCNGCLSPIPPQRILEIERQDKLYLCEACGRILLPAEKKTHPAN; via the coding sequence ATGAAAGAACATTTTGCCAATCTCCGATGTCTACAGGAAATTGATAACGAAATAAAAAACCTGCGAGAACGCTTGAACGAACTGCCAGGTAAAGTAACTGACATCCAAAAAAGGTGTGAGGCAATTAAAACAATTCTCGAGGGGAAAAAACAATTACTGCAAGAATCAAAAAAGCAATACAAACTGGCAGATGTAGATTTGCGTGCTGCCGAAGAAAAGATTGCCGCCTATTCGGTTCAACTTTACTCAGCCAAGGATAATGTTCAATACAAGGCATTAATCAAGGAGATTGAAACGCAAAAGAAGGTAAAAAATGACATTGAAGATCGCATCATTTACCTGCTAGAAAGCATCGAAAAGCTGGAAAGAGAAATCCAGGAGCTGGAAAAGACGGTTGCTCAAGCGGAAACTGATGCCAAAAATAGGATTTCAGTTTTAGAGGAGGAAAGAAAAGAGTTGGAAAAAGCCGTTTCAGAACGCGAGTCCCAGAGAACACATCTCGCCGAGTTGCTGCCTGCTGATTTGTTAAGACGGTATGAACGAATCCGCATAAGTAAAGGAGGAATAGCTGTAACTAATACGGAAAATGACAGATGTAACGGTTGTTTAAGCCCAATTCCTCCGCAGCGAATATTAGAAATTGAAAGGCAAGACAAACTATACCTTTGTGAGGCATGTGGGCGAATACTGCTGCCGGCCGAAAAGAAAACTCATCCTGCAAATTAG
- a CDS encoding ribonuclease HI family protein — translation MKPKSPATDAQPYTVQVDGSSRNNPGPAGIGVAVIAPNGQLIKEISRFIGIKTNNQAEYEALITALTEIKNMNIQSVTIQTDSELLYYQLTGKYSVKSDKLKPLYQRAKQLLDSLSNVKFILVPRKCNRLTDKLAKKASSLVASR, via the coding sequence GTGAAACCAAAATCGCCTGCTACAGACGCTCAGCCTTATACAGTACAGGTTGACGGTTCTTCACGCAATAATCCTGGCCCGGCGGGTATCGGTGTGGCTGTTATTGCGCCCAACGGCCAGCTTATCAAAGAAATAAGCCGATTTATTGGTATAAAAACAAACAATCAGGCTGAATATGAAGCGTTGATTACGGCGTTAACCGAGATAAAAAATATGAATATCCAATCTGTTACGATTCAGACCGACTCTGAGTTACTTTACTACCAGTTAACTGGAAAATACTCAGTTAAAAGCGACAAACTCAAACCCCTGTATCAGCGTGCCAAGCAACTGCTTGATTCTCTATCAAATGTCAAATTCATTCTCGTCCCGAGAAAATGTAATCGATTGACTGATAAGCTTGCCAAGAAGGCGTCTTCTCTTGTCGCATCTCGTTAA
- a CDS encoding lysophospholipid acyltransferase family protein — MKRARNFAITWLMPLGTLLQFILPRWLVTKIAIFIGGLACRLSPRKREKLIENYRHILGRQRSQAELTQIACRAFKNLALFYADLLRVPVMKKRTALLGTFDPRNINRVLKQNRSAILVTAHIGNWDLAGVFLTALGYPLSAVVEPIPRGWTKTFDRYRRACAMETIPIPEHNRINRAIERGKIVALVADRDLTGHGIICPAFDAYRFFPKGPAVYALRHRIPVVIGYFIYQKRKNLPPYMGVIEPPIEFQPTANMDEDIHRLTSIIAFKLNQIISSYPDQWLVFNADWKCGK, encoded by the coding sequence ATGAAAAGGGCACGTAACTTTGCAATTACATGGTTAATGCCCCTTGGTACGTTACTTCAATTCATACTTCCCAGATGGTTGGTAACAAAAATCGCCATATTTATCGGCGGACTGGCATGCCGATTGAGCCCACGCAAACGGGAAAAATTGATAGAAAATTACCGTCATATTTTAGGTAGGCAGCGGAGTCAAGCTGAATTGACCCAAATTGCCTGCCGGGCTTTTAAAAACTTAGCTCTCTTTTATGCTGACCTGCTGCGTGTTCCTGTAATGAAAAAAAGGACCGCTCTCCTAGGTACTTTTGACCCTCGAAATATCAATCGTGTATTGAAACAGAACCGGAGTGCCATATTAGTAACTGCTCACATCGGAAACTGGGATTTGGCGGGAGTCTTCCTGACTGCTTTAGGTTATCCTCTGTCAGCAGTTGTAGAACCAATACCGCGAGGCTGGACAAAGACATTTGATCGCTACCGCCGAGCCTGTGCCATGGAAACCATTCCAATTCCAGAACATAATCGGATTAATCGTGCGATAGAACGAGGTAAAATTGTAGCACTGGTTGCCGATCGTGACCTAACAGGACACGGAATCATCTGTCCAGCATTTGATGCATACCGTTTCTTTCCTAAAGGACCGGCAGTTTACGCACTACGCCATCGTATTCCAGTTGTGATCGGTTATTTTATTTATCAGAAAAGAAAGAACCTTCCTCCCTACATGGGTGTAATTGAACCGCCAATTGAATTTCAGCCAACAGCGAACATGGATGAAGATATTCACCGCTTGACTTCGATAATTGCTTTTAAACTAAATCAAATTATCAGCAGTTATCCTGATCAATGGTTAGTATTTAACGCCGACTGGAAATGCGGAAAATAA
- the dut gene encoding dUTP diphosphatase, with the protein MKVKIKRLVKNIPLPFQSTPGAAGYDLAAAEDAIIKPHSFGVVRTGIAIELPTEIEAQIRPRSGLAMHKGIGVLNSPGTIDPDYRGELKVILFNCSDADFKIKFGDRIAQIVFSQRLQIEFQETKQLTKTLRNEKGFGHTG; encoded by the coding sequence ATAAAAGTAAAAATTAAAAGACTAGTTAAAAACATCCCCCTGCCATTTCAAAGTACACCGGGCGCTGCCGGCTATGATCTTGCAGCTGCTGAAGACGCAATAATAAAACCCCACAGCTTTGGCGTTGTTCGCACGGGAATAGCTATCGAATTGCCCACTGAGATCGAAGCTCAAATTCGGCCTCGTTCCGGACTCGCTATGCATAAGGGCATCGGTGTGTTAAACAGTCCTGGCACAATTGATCCTGATTATCGCGGTGAACTTAAAGTAATTCTATTTAACTGTTCTGATGCTGACTTTAAAATCAAATTTGGTGATCGCATTGCCCAGATAGTGTTTTCTCAGAGATTACAAATTGAATTTCAAGAAACAAAACAATTGACAAAAACTTTACGCAATGAAAAAGGCTTCGGCCACACTGGGTAA
- a CDS encoding glycosyltransferase family 4 protein, which yields MRICLVSSAYRPYISGVGEHVHYLGSELQKMGHTVHVLTSTCRTISENDLLPTMRLGTGLTIPFAGGEFTLPVGARLAPEVKNFLKKHTFDIVHCHGIFPPELAYWAAIYATCPTVVTFHTVTPHLPPFLCNLAAFSLKKLNAKLAAKIAVSQAAKRWAEKFFPGEYHVIPNGVDLSNFSPNAPPALSPAHPRIIYVGRLEKRKGLKYLILALPAVLKEFPKASLVVVGYGPLKNYVMQLAHKIKVLDSVQFVGPVSNSKLPGYYTSSTVYVAPTINPEAMGIVLIEAMACGIPVIASDISGYDEIITNGVNGILVPRRNIAKLAEAIITLISNSNLRNRISENALRYVAQYDWKNIAAHIESIYNQITQ from the coding sequence ATGCGAATCTGTTTAGTATCCAGCGCGTACCGTCCTTATATTTCGGGGGTTGGGGAACATGTCCATTACCTTGGCTCTGAGCTTCAAAAAATGGGACATACTGTCCATGTGCTTACTTCGACTTGCCGGACTATTTCGGAAAATGATTTATTACCAACGATGAGACTCGGTACCGGGTTGACAATACCCTTTGCTGGAGGAGAGTTTACTCTTCCGGTTGGCGCAAGACTGGCGCCAGAGGTAAAAAATTTTTTAAAAAAACATACATTCGATATTGTCCACTGCCACGGCATTTTCCCCCCGGAACTTGCATACTGGGCAGCAATATACGCTACTTGCCCTACAGTAGTTACCTTCCACACCGTGACACCACATCTGCCTCCTTTTTTATGTAACCTTGCCGCTTTCTCACTTAAAAAATTGAATGCCAAACTAGCTGCAAAAATCGCTGTTTCTCAGGCTGCTAAACGATGGGCAGAAAAATTCTTCCCTGGGGAGTATCATGTAATTCCCAATGGCGTTGACCTCAGCAATTTCTCCCCTAACGCCCCCCCCGCACTTTCACCGGCACATCCGAGAATTATTTATGTAGGAAGACTTGAAAAAAGAAAAGGGTTGAAATATCTTATCCTTGCCCTGCCGGCTGTATTAAAAGAATTTCCGAAAGCAAGCTTGGTTGTAGTGGGTTATGGCCCCTTAAAAAATTATGTTATGCAACTTGCGCACAAAATAAAAGTATTGGACTCTGTTCAATTTGTAGGGCCGGTATCAAATAGTAAACTTCCGGGATACTATACTTCCTCCACTGTCTATGTTGCTCCAACGATAAACCCTGAGGCCATGGGAATAGTTCTTATTGAAGCAATGGCATGCGGAATTCCCGTCATTGCTTCAGATATATCTGGATATGATGAAATTATTACTAATGGAGTAAACGGCATACTAGTTCCCAGAAGAAATATTGCAAAGCTGGCCGAAGCAATCATTACCCTTATATCAAATTCAAATTTGAGAAACCGCATTTCAGAAAACGCACTACGATATGTAGCACAATATGACTGGAAAAACATTGCCGCTCATATTGAGTCAATTTATAACCAAATAACCCAATGA